The following coding sequences lie in one Phragmites australis chromosome 8, lpPhrAust1.1, whole genome shotgun sequence genomic window:
- the LOC133926842 gene encoding uncharacterized protein LOC133926842, producing MAMAVKDSRQQQNGGAGAGVKVKFIETQFISSDAASFKAVVQRLTGKSPEAQPSPPAPQRPRPWRPAFSSGGVEGQNQAGWAQEQAAGYRLMPAKQEPHAALAAPPRLEEHHELCDFADLLYATAGTRRDGGSGFPY from the coding sequence ATGGCCATGGCGGTCAAGGACTCGAGGCAGCAGCAGAAcggtggcgccggcgccggcgtgaAGGTGAAGTTCATCGAGACCCAGTTCATCAGCTCCGACGCCGCCAGCTTCAAGGCCGTCGTGCAGCGGCTCACCGGCAAGTCCCCAGAGGCGCAGCCGTCGCCCCCGGCGCCGCAAAGGCCGCGCCCGTGGCGACCGGCCTTCTCCAGCGGCGGTGTCGAGGGGCAGAACCAGGCCGGGTGGGCACAAGAACAAGCAGCGGGCTACCGGCTCATGCCGGCGAAGCAAGAACCGCACGCCGCGCTCGCGGCGCCGCCTCGACTGGAGGAGCACCACGAGCTCTGCGACTTCGCTGACCTGCTCTACGCCACCGCGGGCACGCGGCGCGACGGTGGCAGCGGCTTCCCGTACTGA